In Microbulbifer pacificus, the genomic stretch GCGCCACTCCGCCGCTGCCATGTCACAGCAGCAGATTCTCGGTGCCGGTATCGCCATTCTCGGCGCCACCACGCAGAACACCGGTTACGGTGACCTGATTTCCCTCGGCAGCCAGTTCGGTGGTTCCGCCTACATCGCCAAATACGGTCGTGACAACGAGCTGGAATCCGATCAGTACGGTATGAAGTACATGGCCGCAGCCGGCTACGACCCCCAGGGCGCGGTGCGCCTGCAACAGAAATTCGTCGAGCTTTCCAAGGGCAGGCAATCCAGTGCTCTCGACGCCCTGTTCGCCAGCCACCCGCCATCCCAGTCTCGGGTGAATGCCAATGTTGAACACGCAAAGAAACTGCCGGCGGGAACTGCCAACCGCGCCCAGTATCAAAAAGCCATCGCACAGCTCAGGAAAGATGCGGCGGCGTACAAGAGCTATGACGACGCCGTAGCTGCGGTACAGAAAAAAGAGTACGACCGCGCCCTGACACTCACCCGCCAGGCGCAGAAACAGCAACCCAAAGAGGCTTCGTTCTATGCACTGGAAGGGGACCTGCTGGCACAGAAAAAACAGTACCAGCAAGCCCTCGCATCATACGAGACCGCGGTACAGAAAAATCCGTCACTGTTTTCCAACTGGCTGATGCGCGGCATGCTGAACGCGCAGCTGAAAAACTACACCGCCGCGGAGCGCGACCTGCAGCGCTCTACCCAGTATCTGGATACCGCGCACGCGCATTACTACCTGGGACAGGTATACGAGCAACAGGGCAACACAAAAAATGCCCTGAG encodes the following:
- a CDS encoding M48 family metalloprotease; its protein translation is MIRRSIAKRLLAAAVAASVTAGITGCAVNPVTGKKELSLMSQSQEVALGAEQYPKAQQTQGGEYLIDPALQSYVSRVGQKLAKVSDQPQLPYEFVVLNNSVPNAWALPGGKIAVNRGLLVLLEDEAELAAVLGHEIVHAAARHSAAAMSQQQILGAGIAILGATTQNTGYGDLISLGSQFGGSAYIAKYGRDNELESDQYGMKYMAAAGYDPQGAVRLQQKFVELSKGRQSSALDALFASHPPSQSRVNANVEHAKKLPAGTANRAQYQKAIAQLRKDAAAYKSYDDAVAAVQKKEYDRALTLTRQAQKQQPKEASFYALEGDLLAQKKQYQQALASYETAVQKNPSLFSNWLMRGMLNAQLKNYTAAERDLQRSTQYLDTAHAHYYLGQVYEQQGNTKNALSQYQIAAQDSGDIGTKAQARVQALGNQG